A part of Spiribacter vilamensis genomic DNA contains:
- a CDS encoding NUDIX domain-containing protein, whose amino-acid sequence MSRDYEIIHREIVHDGFFRVSRLTLRHALFGGGQSQALVRERLERGNAVGVLPYDPWLDRVVLVEQFRPGAIDSGFGPWLLEPVAGIVEPGEQPEEVAHRETREEADCALGELVSMAHYLVSPGGSSQTVKLYCAQIDSRDLRLEGHGHPDEGEDIRLHVVPADQAIAMLDSGAVSAVMSIVALQWLALNRDALRDRWQAAPRAPYNGPASGP is encoded by the coding sequence ATGAGCCGAGACTACGAAATTATCCACCGCGAGATCGTCCACGACGGTTTCTTTCGGGTCAGTCGATTGACGCTGCGGCATGCGCTGTTCGGCGGCGGGCAGAGCCAGGCCCTGGTTCGCGAGCGCCTCGAGCGTGGCAATGCGGTGGGGGTGCTGCCCTATGACCCGTGGCTCGACCGGGTGGTACTGGTCGAGCAGTTCCGCCCCGGGGCTATCGACAGCGGCTTCGGGCCCTGGCTGCTGGAGCCGGTGGCGGGCATCGTCGAGCCGGGCGAGCAGCCCGAGGAGGTCGCCCACCGCGAGACCCGCGAGGAGGCGGACTGCGCCCTTGGCGAGCTCGTCTCCATGGCGCATTACCTGGTCAGCCCCGGCGGCAGCTCGCAGACGGTCAAGCTCTACTGCGCGCAGATCGACAGTCGTGACCTGCGGCTCGAGGGCCACGGCCACCCGGACGAGGGCGAGGATATCCGCCTGCATGTCGTGCCCGCGGATCAGGCCATTGCCATGCTCGACAGCGGCGCCGTCTCCGCGGTGATGTCGATCGTCGCCCTGCAGTGGCTCGCGCTCAATCGCGACGCGCTGCGAGATCGC